One window from the genome of Cucumis melo cultivar AY chromosome 10, USDA_Cmelo_AY_1.0, whole genome shotgun sequence encodes:
- the LOC103488815 gene encoding uncharacterized protein LOC103488815 isoform X3, translated as MLVSRSISMWSLPTIGCWNPCAFARFRVFCASSQLPVPSKDKTLRTIHNSGVIACLRASSAELAMSAACAALNGGISVLEIVMSTPGVLEVLQQLLQDYPTKTLGVGTVLNIKDAKNAVKAGAKFLMSPTMVKGIIMGDIEDEFLYIPGVMTPTEVLTAYESGCEIVKVYPVSALGGIKYISALKKPFPHISMVASQGITIESTGDYIRQGASSVVLSDAIFNKEFMDQKNFDGIFQLSKLAASQAMEALEWKQQSLLTESCH; from the exons ATGTTGGTTTCTAGGAGCATCAGCATGTGGTCTTTGCCCACTATAGGGTGTTGGAACCCTTGTGCATTTGCTCGCTTTAGAGTTTTTTGTGCTTCTAGTCAGCTACCTGTGCCTTCCAAAGACAAGACCCTGAGAACAATTCACAATTCTGGAGTCATTGCCTGCCTTCGCGCTAGCAG TGCAGAGCTGGCAATGAGTGCTGCTTGTGCTGCGCTAAATGGTGGAATATCAGTT CTGGAGATTGTCATGTCGACGCCGGGTGTGCTTGAG GTTTTACAACAGTTGCTGCAAGACTATCCTACAAAAACTTTGGGA GTTGGGACAGTTCTTAATATTAAGGATGCAAAGAATGCTGTAAAAGCTGGAGCCAAGTTTCTAATGAGTCCTACTATGGTAAAG GGTATCATCATGGGTGATATTGAAGACGAATTCTTATATATACCTGGTGTGATGACCCCGACAGAA GTGCTGACTGCATATGAATCTGGCTGTGAGATTGTTAAA GTGTATCCAGTTTCTGCATTAGGTGgtattaaatatatatcagCCCTCAAGAAGCCATTTCCGCATATCTCAATGGTTGCTTCTCAGGGGATAACTATTG AGTCTACTGGGGATTATATTAGACAAGGAGCATCTTCGGTAGTTTTATCTGATGCAATATTTAATAAGGAGTTTATGGATCAAAAAAACTTTGATGGAATATTTCAACTTTCTAAGTTGGCTGCATCCCAGGCGATGGAAGCTTTAGAATG GAAGCAGCAGTCTTTATTGACAGAATCATGTCATTAG
- the LOC103488815 gene encoding uncharacterized protein LOC103488815 isoform X4 produces the protein MLVSRSISMWSLPTIGCWNPCAFARFRVFCASSQLPVPSKDKTLRTIHNSGVIACLRASSAELAMSAACAALNGGISVLEIVMSTPGVLEVLQQLLQDYPTKTLGVGTVLNIKDAKNAVKAGAKFLMSPTMVKGIIMGDIEDEFLYIPGVMTPTEVLTAYESGCEIVKVYPVSALGGIKYISALKKPFPHISMVASQGITIESTGDYIRQGASSVVLSDAIFNKEFMDQKNFDGIFQLSKLAASQAMEALE, from the exons ATGTTGGTTTCTAGGAGCATCAGCATGTGGTCTTTGCCCACTATAGGGTGTTGGAACCCTTGTGCATTTGCTCGCTTTAGAGTTTTTTGTGCTTCTAGTCAGCTACCTGTGCCTTCCAAAGACAAGACCCTGAGAACAATTCACAATTCTGGAGTCATTGCCTGCCTTCGCGCTAGCAG TGCAGAGCTGGCAATGAGTGCTGCTTGTGCTGCGCTAAATGGTGGAATATCAGTT CTGGAGATTGTCATGTCGACGCCGGGTGTGCTTGAG GTTTTACAACAGTTGCTGCAAGACTATCCTACAAAAACTTTGGGA GTTGGGACAGTTCTTAATATTAAGGATGCAAAGAATGCTGTAAAAGCTGGAGCCAAGTTTCTAATGAGTCCTACTATGGTAAAG GGTATCATCATGGGTGATATTGAAGACGAATTCTTATATATACCTGGTGTGATGACCCCGACAGAA GTGCTGACTGCATATGAATCTGGCTGTGAGATTGTTAAA GTGTATCCAGTTTCTGCATTAGGTGgtattaaatatatatcagCCCTCAAGAAGCCATTTCCGCATATCTCAATGGTTGCTTCTCAGGGGATAACTATTG AGTCTACTGGGGATTATATTAGACAAGGAGCATCTTCGGTAGTTTTATCTGATGCAATATTTAATAAGGAGTTTATGGATCAAAAAAACTTTGATGGAATATTTCAACTTTCTAAGTTGGCTGCATCCCAGGCGATGGAAGCTTTAGAATG A
- the LOC103488815 gene encoding pentatricopeptide repeat-containing protein At1g71420 isoform X1 — MKLTTIYCSFHGIRNLVSCPSKHAFGFQFRCWRSAAEGDIVHFRTEDIDNDYLLETRTISSRGHLRRALSLFYSSRQPHSHQTYAYLFHVCARLRCLQEGVGLHRYMLSQNPMVSFDLFVTNHLINMYCKCGHLDYANQLFNEMPRRNHVSWTVLISGLSQYGHVDECFYIFSRMLVDQRPNEFTVASLLTSFGEHDGERGRQIHGFALKRSLDASVYVANALITMYSKSYSEDGTFNDGKDDAWTMFKSIENPSLITWNSMIAGFCFRKLGYQAIYLFMQMNRHGIGFDRATLLSTLSSTRFCNRDEFGWRLGFCHQIHCQALKTAFTSEIEIITALVKTYAELGGNIADSYKLFVEAGYNRDIVLWTSIMAAFIDHDPGKTLSLFCQFRQEGLTPDGHTFSVVLKACAGFLTEKHASIYHSLLIKSMSEDDTVLNNALIHAYGRCGSISSSKKVFNQMKHHDLVSWNTMMKAYALHGQAEIALQLFTKMNVPPDATTFVSLLSACSHAGLVEEGTSLFNSITNYGIVCQLDHYACMVDILGRSGRVQEAHDFISKMPIEPDFVVWSSFLGSCRKYGAIGLAKLASCKLKELDPSNSLAYVQMSNLYCFNGSFYEADLIRTEMTGSRVRKEPGLSWVEIENQVHEFASGGRCHPQREVICNELEELIGRLKEIGYVPETRLAFYDVEQEQKEEQLYHHSEKLALVFSVMNDYNLGCVNNPIRIMKNIRICVDCHNFMKLASRLLQKEIVIRDSNRFHHFMAGLCSCNDYW; from the coding sequence ATGAAACTCACAACAATTTATTGCTCATTTCATGGTATACGGAATTTGGTTTCATGCCCAAGTAAGCATGCTTTTGGTTTCCAATTTAGATGCTGGAGGTCGGCGGCAGAAGGTGATATTGTGCATTTTAGGACAGAAGATATTGATAATGACTATTTATTAGAAACTCGCACGATTTCCTCGCGCGGGCACCTTAGGCGGGCTCTTTCTCTGTTCTACTCCTCGAGACAACCTCATTCCCACCAGACCTATGCGTATCTCTTTCATGTTTGTGCACGCCTCCGCTGCCTCCAAGAAGGCGTGGGGCTGCACCGTTACATGTTGTCTCAAAATCCCATGGTCTCATTTGATCTCTTTGTTACCAATCATCTTATCAACATGTATTGTAAATGTGGTCACTTAGACTATGCCAACCAATTATTTAATGAGATGCCTAGGAGAAACCATGTCTCTTGGACTGTGCTTATATCCGGACTTTCTCAGTATGGTCATGTGGACGAGTGCTTCTATATATTTTCGAGAATGTTGGTAGATCAGAGGCCCAATGAGTTTACAGTTGCAAGTCTGCTTACCTCATTTGGTGAGCACGACGGTGAACGTGGGCGGCAGATACACGGATTTGCCTTGAAAAGGTCTTTAGATGCCTCTGTTTATGTTGCAAATGCTCTTATTACCATGTATAGCAAGAGTTACTCTGAAGATGGTACTTTTAATGATGGTAAAGATGATGCATGGACTATGTTCAAGAGCATAGAAAATCCCAGCCTTATAACGTGGAACTCGATGATTGCAGGGTTTTGTTTCCGAAAACTTGGATACCAGGCTATCTATTTATTTATGCAAATGAATCGTCATGGAATTGGGTTTGATCGTGCAACACTTTTAAGCACTTTGTCTTCCACACGTTTCTGCAACAGGGATGAATTTGGGTGGAGATTGGGCTTTTGTCATCAGATACACTGTCAAGCGTTAAAAACTGCTTTCACTTCTGAAATTGAAATAATTACTGCATTAGTGAAAACTTATGCAGAACTTGGAGGGAATATTGCGGATAGTTATAAACTTTTTGTTGAAGCTGGATATAATCGGGATATAGTTTTATGGACCAGCATTATGGCAGCTTTTATAGACCATGACCCTGGGAAAACTCTTTCCCTATTTTGTCAGTTCCGACAAGAAGGTTTAACTCCAGATGGACACACCTTTTCAGTTGTATTGAAGGCTTGTGCTGGATTTCTAACCGAGAAGCATGCCTCAATATATCATTCACTGCTAATTAAATCTATGTCTGAGGATGACACTGTCCTTAACAATGCCTTGATTCATGCTTATGGGAGATGTGGTTCAATTTCTTCCTCTAAGAAAGTGTTCAATCAAATGAAACATCATGATTTGGTTTCTTGGAACACAATGATGAAAGCCTATGCTCTCCATGGTCAAGCTGAAATTGCATTGCAGCTTTTTACAAAGATGAATGTGCCACCTGATGCTACTACATTTGTCTCTCTTCTTTCAGCATGTAGCCATGCTGGGCTCGTGGAAGAAGGGACCAGCCTTTTCAATTCAATTACAAATTATGGTATCGTTTGTCAACTAGATCACTATGCTTGCATGGTTGACATTTTGGGGAGATCTGGTCGAGTTCAAGAGGCTCATGATTTTATAAGTAAGATGCCTATAGAACCTGATTTTGTTGTTTGGAGTTCATTCCTGGGATCATGTAGGAAGTACGGTGCAATAGGATTGGCCAAATTAGCATCTTGTAAATTGAAGGAGTTAGATCCTAGCAACTCCTTAGCTTATGTGCAAATGTCAAATCTATATTGCTTCAATGGCAGTTTTTATGAAGCAGACTTAATTAGGACGGAAATGACAGGGTCTAGAGTGAGAAAGGAACCCGGATTAAGTTGGGTAGAAATAGAAAATCAAGTGCACGAGTTTGCATCTGGAGGACGCTGTCATCCACAGAGGGAGGTCATATGCAATGAGCTTGAAGAATTAATTGGGAGGTTAAAGGAGATTGGTTATGTGCCCGAGACAAGGTTAGCATTTTATGACGTGGAACAAGAGCAAAAAGAGGAGCAACTATATCATCATAGCGAGAAGTTGGCTTTGGTTTTTTCTGTAATGAATGATTATAACTTGGGTTGTGTCAATAATCCTATAAGAATTATGAAAAACATCCGAATTTGTGTAGATTGTCATAATTTCATGAAGTTAGCTTCAAGGCTACTTCAGAAGGAGATTGTCATTAGAGACTCTAATCGGTTTCATCATTTCATGGCTGGTTTATGCTCGTGCAATGACTACTGGTAA
- the LOC103488815 gene encoding pentatricopeptide repeat-containing protein At1g71420 isoform X2, which translates to MLSQNPMVSFDLFVTNHLINMYCKCGHLDYANQLFNEMPRRNHVSWTVLISGLSQYGHVDECFYIFSRMLVDQRPNEFTVASLLTSFGEHDGERGRQIHGFALKRSLDASVYVANALITMYSKSYSEDGTFNDGKDDAWTMFKSIENPSLITWNSMIAGFCFRKLGYQAIYLFMQMNRHGIGFDRATLLSTLSSTRFCNRDEFGWRLGFCHQIHCQALKTAFTSEIEIITALVKTYAELGGNIADSYKLFVEAGYNRDIVLWTSIMAAFIDHDPGKTLSLFCQFRQEGLTPDGHTFSVVLKACAGFLTEKHASIYHSLLIKSMSEDDTVLNNALIHAYGRCGSISSSKKVFNQMKHHDLVSWNTMMKAYALHGQAEIALQLFTKMNVPPDATTFVSLLSACSHAGLVEEGTSLFNSITNYGIVCQLDHYACMVDILGRSGRVQEAHDFISKMPIEPDFVVWSSFLGSCRKYGAIGLAKLASCKLKELDPSNSLAYVQMSNLYCFNGSFYEADLIRTEMTGSRVRKEPGLSWVEIENQVHEFASGGRCHPQREVICNELEELIGRLKEIGYVPETRLAFYDVEQEQKEEQLYHHSEKLALVFSVMNDYNLGCVNNPIRIMKNIRICVDCHNFMKLASRLLQKEIVIRDSNRFHHFMAGLCSCNDYW; encoded by the coding sequence ATGTTGTCTCAAAATCCCATGGTCTCATTTGATCTCTTTGTTACCAATCATCTTATCAACATGTATTGTAAATGTGGTCACTTAGACTATGCCAACCAATTATTTAATGAGATGCCTAGGAGAAACCATGTCTCTTGGACTGTGCTTATATCCGGACTTTCTCAGTATGGTCATGTGGACGAGTGCTTCTATATATTTTCGAGAATGTTGGTAGATCAGAGGCCCAATGAGTTTACAGTTGCAAGTCTGCTTACCTCATTTGGTGAGCACGACGGTGAACGTGGGCGGCAGATACACGGATTTGCCTTGAAAAGGTCTTTAGATGCCTCTGTTTATGTTGCAAATGCTCTTATTACCATGTATAGCAAGAGTTACTCTGAAGATGGTACTTTTAATGATGGTAAAGATGATGCATGGACTATGTTCAAGAGCATAGAAAATCCCAGCCTTATAACGTGGAACTCGATGATTGCAGGGTTTTGTTTCCGAAAACTTGGATACCAGGCTATCTATTTATTTATGCAAATGAATCGTCATGGAATTGGGTTTGATCGTGCAACACTTTTAAGCACTTTGTCTTCCACACGTTTCTGCAACAGGGATGAATTTGGGTGGAGATTGGGCTTTTGTCATCAGATACACTGTCAAGCGTTAAAAACTGCTTTCACTTCTGAAATTGAAATAATTACTGCATTAGTGAAAACTTATGCAGAACTTGGAGGGAATATTGCGGATAGTTATAAACTTTTTGTTGAAGCTGGATATAATCGGGATATAGTTTTATGGACCAGCATTATGGCAGCTTTTATAGACCATGACCCTGGGAAAACTCTTTCCCTATTTTGTCAGTTCCGACAAGAAGGTTTAACTCCAGATGGACACACCTTTTCAGTTGTATTGAAGGCTTGTGCTGGATTTCTAACCGAGAAGCATGCCTCAATATATCATTCACTGCTAATTAAATCTATGTCTGAGGATGACACTGTCCTTAACAATGCCTTGATTCATGCTTATGGGAGATGTGGTTCAATTTCTTCCTCTAAGAAAGTGTTCAATCAAATGAAACATCATGATTTGGTTTCTTGGAACACAATGATGAAAGCCTATGCTCTCCATGGTCAAGCTGAAATTGCATTGCAGCTTTTTACAAAGATGAATGTGCCACCTGATGCTACTACATTTGTCTCTCTTCTTTCAGCATGTAGCCATGCTGGGCTCGTGGAAGAAGGGACCAGCCTTTTCAATTCAATTACAAATTATGGTATCGTTTGTCAACTAGATCACTATGCTTGCATGGTTGACATTTTGGGGAGATCTGGTCGAGTTCAAGAGGCTCATGATTTTATAAGTAAGATGCCTATAGAACCTGATTTTGTTGTTTGGAGTTCATTCCTGGGATCATGTAGGAAGTACGGTGCAATAGGATTGGCCAAATTAGCATCTTGTAAATTGAAGGAGTTAGATCCTAGCAACTCCTTAGCTTATGTGCAAATGTCAAATCTATATTGCTTCAATGGCAGTTTTTATGAAGCAGACTTAATTAGGACGGAAATGACAGGGTCTAGAGTGAGAAAGGAACCCGGATTAAGTTGGGTAGAAATAGAAAATCAAGTGCACGAGTTTGCATCTGGAGGACGCTGTCATCCACAGAGGGAGGTCATATGCAATGAGCTTGAAGAATTAATTGGGAGGTTAAAGGAGATTGGTTATGTGCCCGAGACAAGGTTAGCATTTTATGACGTGGAACAAGAGCAAAAAGAGGAGCAACTATATCATCATAGCGAGAAGTTGGCTTTGGTTTTTTCTGTAATGAATGATTATAACTTGGGTTGTGTCAATAATCCTATAAGAATTATGAAAAACATCCGAATTTGTGTAGATTGTCATAATTTCATGAAGTTAGCTTCAAGGCTACTTCAGAAGGAGATTGTCATTAGAGACTCTAATCGGTTTCATCATTTCATGGCTGGTTTATGCTCGTGCAATGACTACTGGTAA
- the LOC127151462 gene encoding transcription termination factor MTERF6, chloroplastic/mitochondrial-like — MSKISSSFLLHFFHNRFLNTVSTSTLPLPSVSTIQFLTNSCGLSSGSPTSAGRKLQFDEKHIQQYGAVIDFLKSHGFENTQIANLVSRRPSILQSRVSNNLKPKFEFFQEIGFVGSLLPKLILTNPGVILCSLDSHLKPLILFLKEILESDEQVTAAILRYSLLLTYDFKGVLKPNADVLVSEGVPSRTIAKLIVSNPRIIMQKVDRMIQVVKMVKELGFEPKSGMFVDALKARIGMSDSTWNKKINVMKSLGWSEKEIFTAFRRYPLCLACSEEKMRNVTDFCFNTAKLDPGTVISYPVFFKLSVNKRLRLRYKVLEVLKVKNLLKNKKVALAGWFVQGEREFVEKNVVKHLDEIPNLMDIYRGNDASETKYVS; from the coding sequence ATGTCCAAAATTTCCTCCTCTTTTCTTCTACATTTCTTCCATAATCGTTTTCTCAACACCGTTTCTACTTCTACATTGCCTTTGCCCTCTGTCTCTACTATCCAATTCCTCACAAATTCATGTGGCCTTTCTTCGGGATCTCCTACTTCCGCCGGTCGAAAGCTCCAGTTCGATGAAAAACACATCCAGCAGTACGGAGCCGTTATCGATTTCTTGAAATCACATGGATTCGAGAATACACAGATCGCCAATTTGGTCTCGAGGCGACCTTCGATCCTTCAATCCAGAGTATCCAACAATCTGAAGCCTAAATTTGAGTTCTTCCAGGAAATCGGGTTCGTCGGTTCTTTACTTCCTAAGCTAATTCTAACAAACCCTGGGGTTATTCTGTGTAGCTTAGATTCTCATTTGAAACCATTAATTCTTTTCTTGAAGGAAATTCTTGAATCGGATGAACAAGTAACTGCTGCTATTCTTCGTTATTCGTTGCTTCTAACTTATGATTTTAAGGGTGTTTTAAAACCTAACGCTGATGTTTTAGTCAGTGAAGGAGTACCTTCGAGGACTATAGCAAAATTGATTGTATCGAATCCTAGAATTATAATGCAAAAGGTTGATAGAATGATTCAAGTAGTGAAAATGGTTAAAGAATTGGGCTTTGAACCAAAGTCGGGTATGTTTGTTGATGCACTTAAAGCAAGGATTGGAATGAGTGATTCAACTTGgaataagaaaataaatgttATGAAGAGTTTAGGATGGTCTGAGAAGGAGATTTTTACAGCATTTAGGAGATATCCACTTTGTTTAGCTTGTTCAGAGGAGAAAATGAGGAATGTTACAGATTTCTGTTTCAACACTGCAAAGTTGGATCCTGGAACCGTAATTTCTTACCCTGTGTTCTTCAAGTTGTCGGTCAACAAGCGGCTCCGACTGAGGTACAAAGTTCTCGAGGTTTTGAAGGTGAAAAATCTCCTCAAGAACAAAAAGGTTGCTCTTGCTGGGTGGTTTGTGCAAGGGGAGAGAGAATTTGTGGAGAAGAATGTTGTTAAGCATTTGGATGAAATCCCAAATCTGATGGATATATACCGGGGCAATGACGCATCTGAAACCAAATATGTTTCATAG
- the LOC127151354 gene encoding transcription termination factor MTERF4, chloroplastic-like — protein MSKISSSFLLHFFQNRSLNTVSTSTLPLPSVSTIQFLTNSCGLSSGSPTSAGRKLQFDEKNTQQYGAVIDFLKSHGFENTQIANLVSRRPSILQSKVSKNLKPRFEFLQEIGLVGPLLPKFILSTPWVLGSSLDSQLKPSFFFIKEILESDEQVTAAICRYPSLLVCDLKGNLKSNIDILASEGVPSRNIARMIAWKPRTITRKVDIMINAVKAVKELGIEPKARMFAYAVFVRLSMSDSTWKKKVTVMKSLGWSEKEIFTAFKKDPNYLGCSEKKMRDVADFCFNTAKLDPGTVISYPVFFKYSVDKRLRPRYKVLEVLKVKNLLKNKKIALAWWFTQGEREFVQNNVVKHLDEIPNLMDIYRGNDASETKSVS, from the coding sequence ATGTCCAAAATTTCCTCCTCTTTTCTTCTACATTTCTTCCAAAATCGTTCTCTCAACACCGTTTCTACTTCTACATTGCCTTTGCCCTCTGTTTCTACCATCCAATTCCTCACAAATTCATGCGGCCTTTCTTCAGGATCTCCTACTTCCGCCGGTCGAAAGCTCCAGTTCGATGAAAAAAACACCCAGCAGTACGGAGCTGTTATCGATTTCTTGAAATCACATGGATTCGAGAACACACAGATCGCCAATTTGGTCTCGAGGCGACCTTCGATCCTTCAATCCAAAGTATCCAAAAATCTGAAGCCTAGATTTGAGTTCCTCCAGGAAATCGGGCTCGTCGGACCTTTACTTCCTAAGTTTATTCTATCAACCCCATGGGTTCTTGGCAGCAGCTTAGATTCTCAGTTGAAaccatcattttttttcataaagGAAATTCTTGAATCGGATGAACAAGTAACTGCTGCTATTTGTCGTTATCCAAGCCTTCTAGTTTGTGATTTGAAGGGTAATTTGAAATCTAACATTGATATTTTGGCCAGTGAAGGAGTACCTTCTAGGAATATAGCGAGAATGATTGCATGGAAGCCTAGAACTATTACGCGAAAGGTTGATATAATGATTAATGCAGTGAAAGCGGTTAAAGAATTAGGCATTGAACCAAAGGCTCGCATGTTTGCTTATGCAGTTTTTGTAAGGCTTTCAATGAGTGATTCAACTTGGAAGAAGAAAGTAACTGTTATGAAGAGTTTAGGATGGTCTGAGAAGGAGATTTTTACAGCATTTAAGAAAGATCCAAATTATTTAGGTTGTTCAGAGAAGAAAATGAGGGATGTTGCAGATTTCTGTTTCAACACTGCAAAGTTGGATCCAGGAACCGTAATTTCTTACCCTGTGTTTTTCAAGTATTCAGTCGACAAGCGGCTCCGACCGAGGTACAAAGTTCTTGAGGTTTTGAAGGTGAAAAATCTCCTCAAGAACAAAAAGATTGCTCTTGCTTGGTGGTTTACGCAAGGGGAGAGAGAATTTGTGCAGAACAATGTTGTTAAGCATTTGGATGAAATCCCAAATCTGATGGATATATACCGGGGCAATGACGCATCCGAAACCAAATCTGTTTCATAG